A part of Candidatus Binatia bacterium genomic DNA contains:
- the rnhA gene encoding ribonuclease HI: protein MKRVVLYADGSCHGNPGPGGWAAILEYNGHVREMSGAELRTTNNQMELRAVIEGLSALTEPCEVEVWSDSRYVIDGVSKWLPNWKRRGWVTADKKQVKNVELWRALDAAASRHKTSWHWVQGHSGHPQNERCDQLANDAIRRLLSERNQA from the coding sequence GTGAAGCGCGTGGTTCTCTACGCCGACGGCTCGTGCCACGGCAATCCCGGGCCGGGCGGCTGGGCCGCGATCCTCGAGTACAACGGCCACGTGCGTGAGATGTCGGGCGCCGAGCTGCGCACGACCAACAACCAGATGGAGCTGCGCGCCGTGATCGAAGGTCTGAGCGCGCTCACCGAGCCGTGCGAGGTCGAGGTGTGGAGCGACTCGCGCTACGTCATCGACGGCGTCAGCAAGTGGCTTCCGAACTGGAAGCGTCGCGGCTGGGTGACGGCGGACAAGAAGCAGGTGAAGAACGTCGAGCTGTGGCGCGCGCTCGACGCCGCCGCCTCGCGTCACAAGACGTCGTGGCACTGGGTGCAGGGCCACAGCGGTCATCCGCAGAACGAGCGCTGCGACCAGCTCGCGAACGACGCGATCCGCCGCCTGCTCTCAGAGCGAAACCAGGCTTAG
- a CDS encoding NADH-quinone oxidoreductase subunit H, translated as MTDALLQLAVVLLLPPVLLGVINKTKALFAGRVGPPVLQLWFDLVKLMRKDTVLSGTTSWVFRAGPVVGLATTLFAALLVPIAGRAPLVSFEGDLVLFAYLLGLGRFFTVAAALDTGSSFEGMGGAREATFACLAEPALFLGLLALVRTSGSTSLGGMLGDSLVASWSIGAASLVAVVASLMVVLLAENSRIPFDDPNTHLELTMVHEAMVLDHGGPSLAMILYGAAIKLFVMGAIIVRIAVPYEGVDAWSGVAAFVAGMVLLAVVVGVVESVMARLRLLQVPSLLVAACVLSGFGVVLLGR; from the coding sequence ATGACGGACGCGCTGCTCCAGCTCGCCGTGGTGCTGCTGCTGCCGCCGGTGCTGCTCGGCGTGATCAACAAGACCAAGGCGCTGTTCGCAGGTCGCGTCGGACCGCCGGTGCTGCAGCTCTGGTTCGACCTCGTCAAGCTCATGCGCAAGGACACCGTGCTGAGCGGGACGACGAGCTGGGTGTTCCGCGCCGGTCCGGTGGTCGGGCTCGCGACGACGCTCTTCGCCGCGCTGCTGGTCCCGATCGCGGGACGCGCGCCGCTCGTGTCGTTCGAGGGCGATCTCGTGCTGTTCGCCTACCTGCTCGGGCTCGGACGGTTCTTCACCGTCGCGGCGGCGCTCGACACCGGCTCGTCGTTCGAGGGGATGGGCGGCGCGCGCGAGGCGACGTTCGCGTGCCTCGCGGAGCCGGCGCTCTTCCTCGGGCTGCTGGCGCTCGTGCGCACGTCCGGGTCGACGTCGCTCGGCGGCATGCTCGGCGACTCGCTCGTCGCGAGCTGGTCGATCGGCGCGGCGTCGCTGGTCGCGGTCGTGGCGAGCCTGATGGTCGTGCTGCTCGCCGAGAACAGCCGCATCCCGTTCGACGATCCGAACACCCACCTCGAGCTGACGATGGTGCACGAGGCGATGGTGCTCGATCACGGCGGACCGTCGCTCGCGATGATCCTCTACGGCGCCGCGATCAAGCTGTTCGTCATGGGCGCGATCATCGTGCGCATCGCGGTGCCGTACGAGGGCGTCGACGCGTGGTCGGGTGTCGCGGCGTTCGTCGCGGGGATGGTGCTCCTCGCGGTGGTGGTCGGCGTGGTCGAGTCGGTGATGGCGCGGCTGCGGCTGCTGCAGGTGCCGAGCCTGCTGGTCGCGGCCTGCGTGCTGTCGGGATTCGGCGTGGTGCTGCTCGGGCGCTGA
- a CDS encoding proton-conducting transporter membrane subunit: protein MEPFLVSLALLLGSALVASLLARAERVMSAVAAAGAVAGCVVGLVLAVRVLLGAELAPLALPWDVPYGTLALALDPLSALFLLPLFVVGALAAVYGRDYLTAFRGRKRLAVPSVALNVLLASMALVVAARGVVLFLVAWEVMTLASWVLVAFEHEAADVRRAGWVYLIAGHAGVACLLLLFLLLGREAGSFDFAAFVAASFSADTATLLFALAALGFGLKAGFVPLHVWLPEAHAAAPSHVSALMSGVLVKLGLYGFLRVLTFLPPAPWWGSLLIVLGTLGALVGISLALYQRDLKRVLAYSTIENVGIVVLGIGVGYWAAVRGDAHLAALAVAGGLLHLWSHALMKSLLFFAAGGVLHATGTKDLERLGGLMKVMPYTGAAMLLGAVAAAALPPLNGFVGEWLIYLALLGSGQAPHGVTPLLMIAVLALVGALAAACFVRLVGVTLLGAPRSAAAQRAHEGSTWLVVPTWLLALTCVAIALVPGRVVELLAPGAAQLLGSSAASFDGASAALAPLARANLGVWLVVAALGAVSFAAQRGRITREVTWDCGYAAPTPRMQYTARSFSETLTERLLPSPLRPRSRRPAASGLFPGRMAFATDYADPFTRAVYEPFFARWAARFARLRWLQIGILQVYVLYVVVVVVLGLAWIALRGWVLQ from the coding sequence GTGGAGCCGTTTCTCGTCTCGCTCGCGCTGCTGCTCGGCAGCGCGCTCGTCGCGTCGTTGCTCGCTCGGGCGGAGCGCGTCATGTCCGCCGTCGCCGCGGCGGGTGCGGTCGCAGGCTGCGTCGTCGGACTCGTGTTGGCGGTGCGCGTGCTGCTCGGCGCGGAGCTCGCGCCGCTCGCGCTGCCGTGGGACGTGCCGTACGGCACGCTGGCGCTCGCGCTCGATCCGCTGTCGGCGCTCTTCCTGCTGCCGCTGTTCGTGGTCGGCGCGCTCGCGGCGGTCTACGGCCGCGACTACTTGACGGCGTTCCGCGGCCGCAAGCGCCTCGCGGTGCCGAGCGTCGCGCTGAACGTGCTGCTCGCGAGCATGGCGCTCGTCGTCGCCGCGCGCGGCGTCGTGCTGTTCCTGGTCGCCTGGGAGGTGATGACGCTCGCGTCCTGGGTGCTCGTCGCCTTCGAGCACGAGGCGGCGGACGTACGGCGCGCGGGCTGGGTCTACCTGATCGCGGGCCACGCGGGCGTCGCCTGCCTGCTGCTGCTCTTCCTCCTGCTCGGACGCGAGGCGGGCAGCTTCGACTTCGCGGCGTTCGTTGCGGCGTCGTTTTCGGCCGACACCGCGACGCTGCTGTTCGCGCTCGCGGCGCTCGGCTTCGGCCTCAAGGCGGGCTTCGTGCCGCTGCACGTCTGGCTGCCCGAGGCGCACGCGGCGGCGCCGTCGCACGTCTCGGCGCTGATGTCGGGCGTGCTGGTCAAGCTCGGGCTGTACGGCTTCCTGCGCGTCTTGACGTTCCTTCCGCCCGCGCCGTGGTGGGGATCTCTGCTGATCGTGCTCGGCACGCTCGGCGCGCTCGTCGGCATCTCGCTCGCGCTCTACCAGCGCGATCTCAAGCGCGTGCTCGCCTACTCGACGATCGAGAACGTCGGCATCGTCGTGCTCGGGATCGGCGTCGGCTACTGGGCGGCGGTGCGCGGCGACGCACACCTCGCAGCGCTCGCGGTCGCGGGCGGGCTGCTCCACCTGTGGAGCCACGCGCTGATGAAGTCGCTCTTGTTCTTCGCGGCGGGCGGCGTGCTGCACGCGACCGGCACCAAGGACCTCGAGCGTCTCGGTGGCCTGATGAAGGTCATGCCGTACACGGGGGCCGCGATGCTGCTCGGCGCGGTCGCGGCCGCGGCGCTGCCGCCGCTGAACGGCTTCGTCGGCGAGTGGCTGATCTACCTGGCGCTGCTCGGCTCGGGACAGGCTCCGCACGGCGTCACGCCGCTGCTGATGATCGCGGTGCTCGCGCTGGTCGGCGCGCTCGCCGCGGCGTGCTTCGTGCGCCTCGTCGGCGTGACGCTGCTCGGCGCGCCGCGCAGCGCCGCGGCGCAGCGCGCGCACGAAGGCTCCACCTGGCTCGTCGTCCCGACGTGGCTGCTGGCGCTCACGTGCGTCGCGATCGCGCTCGTGCCGGGACGCGTGGTCGAGCTGCTGGCGCCGGGCGCGGCGCAGCTGCTCGGTTCGAGCGCTGCGTCCTTCGACGGCGCGTCCGCCGCGCTCGCGCCGCTCGCACGGGCGAACCTCGGCGTGTGGCTCGTCGTCGCGGCGCTCGGTGCGGTGTCGTTCGCGGCGCAGCGCGGAAGGATCACGCGCGAGGTCACCTGGGACTGCGGCTACGCCGCGCCGACGCCGCGCATGCAGTACACCGCGCGCTCGTTCTCCGAGACGCTGACCGAGCGTCTGCTGCCGTCGCCGCTGCGTCCGCGCTCGCGTCGGCCGGCGGCGTCGGGGCTCTTCCCGGGGCGGATGGCGTTCGCGACGGACTATGCGGATCCGTTCACGCGCGCGGTCTACGAGCCGTTCTTCGCGCGCTGGGCCGCACGCTTCGCGCGCCTGCGCTGGCTGCAGATCGGCATCCTGCAGGTCTACGTGCTGTACGTGGTCGTCGTCGTCGTTCTCGGGCTCGCGTGGATCGCGCTGCGCGGCTGGGTGCTGCAATGA
- a CDS encoding hydrogenase, whose translation MTQAVDSLLVVVLLLNFAILGTSRLKAVIERSAAQGVVLGALVVLVHGGLGLKTAIVAGATVLIKGLLIPMLLQRAMRDAEIRREIEPLIGYVASLVLGALATGAALLFARALPLAPGHVGSLLVPTSLATVLTGFIVVCTRRKAISQVVGYLVLENGIFVMGLSLLDAMPFLVELGVLLDLLVGVFVIGIIINHISREFSSLDTARLRALRE comes from the coding sequence ATGACGCAAGCCGTAGACTCCCTGCTGGTTGTCGTCCTGCTGCTGAACTTCGCGATCCTCGGCACGAGCAGGCTGAAGGCGGTGATCGAGCGCTCCGCCGCGCAGGGCGTCGTGCTCGGCGCGCTGGTCGTGCTGGTGCACGGCGGGCTCGGGCTCAAGACGGCGATCGTCGCCGGCGCCACGGTGCTGATCAAAGGCCTCCTCATCCCGATGCTGCTGCAGCGCGCGATGCGCGACGCCGAGATCCGCCGCGAGATCGAGCCGCTCATCGGCTACGTCGCTTCGCTCGTGCTGGGCGCGCTCGCGACCGGCGCCGCGCTGCTCTTCGCCCGCGCGCTGCCGCTCGCGCCCGGTCACGTCGGCTCGCTGCTCGTCCCGACGTCGCTCGCGACCGTGCTGACGGGCTTCATCGTCGTCTGCACGCGGCGCAAGGCGATCAGCCAGGTGGTCGGCTACCTCGTGCTCGAGAACGGCATCTTCGTGATGGGGCTGTCGCTCCTCGACGCCATGCCCTTCCTCGTCGAGCTGGGCGTGCTGCTCGACCTGCTCGTCGGCGTGTTCGTGATCGGCATCATCATCAACCACATCAGCCGCGAGTTCTCGTCGCTCGATACCGCGCGCCTGCGCGCGCTGCGGGAGTAG
- a CDS encoding PTS sugar transporter subunit IIA — protein MELNVREAARLLRVSERQIYRWIHDEEIPFSLVHDKPHFNRAELLEWATRRKMPVAVDAFTPSGATRTSAPGLVDALRAGGVHANVPGDDRESVLRAVVNLLELPPSVDREFLYEVLLAREAAGSTGIGNGIAIPHVRNPVVLNGAPASITVCYLARPIPFDAIDGQPVHTIFSMISPTIEGHLQLLARLSWALHDDGFKALIARRADADALVQEAARIEASLPGKR, from the coding sequence GTGGAGCTGAACGTTCGCGAAGCGGCCCGCTTGCTGCGCGTCTCCGAGCGGCAGATCTACCGCTGGATCCACGACGAGGAGATCCCGTTCTCCCTCGTGCACGACAAGCCGCACTTCAACCGCGCGGAGCTGCTCGAGTGGGCGACGCGGCGCAAGATGCCGGTCGCGGTCGACGCCTTCACGCCGTCGGGCGCGACGCGCACGAGCGCACCGGGATTGGTGGACGCGCTGCGCGCGGGGGGCGTGCACGCAAACGTCCCCGGTGACGACCGCGAGTCGGTGCTGCGCGCGGTGGTGAATCTGCTCGAGCTGCCGCCGTCGGTCGACCGCGAGTTCCTCTACGAGGTGCTGCTCGCGCGCGAGGCGGCGGGCTCGACCGGGATCGGCAACGGCATCGCGATCCCGCATGTCCGCAACCCCGTCGTGCTGAACGGCGCGCCGGCCTCGATCACCGTGTGCTACCTCGCGCGCCCGATTCCGTTCGACGCGATCGACGGCCAGCCGGTGCACACGATCTTCTCGATGATCAGCCCGACCATCGAGGGACACCTGCAGCTCCTCGCGCGGCTCTCGTGGGCGCTGCACGACGACGGCTTCAAGGCGCTGATCGCGCGGCGCGCGGACGCGGACGCGCTGGTGCAGGAGGCGGCGCGCATCGAGGCGTCGCTGCCGGGAAAGCGCTGA
- a CDS encoding putative quinol monooxygenase, translating into MISVIATLPVQEGKTDEFEKVFAELADKVKANEPGCQRYELCRSTVNPTTYVVVERYADKEALDHHGKTPYFLEAFGKLGPLLAGAPQIELLKPIG; encoded by the coding sequence ATGATCTCGGTGATCGCGACGCTGCCGGTGCAGGAAGGCAAGACCGACGAGTTCGAGAAGGTGTTCGCGGAGCTCGCGGACAAGGTGAAGGCCAACGAGCCCGGCTGCCAGCGCTACGAGCTGTGCCGCTCCACGGTCAATCCGACGACCTACGTCGTCGTCGAGCGCTACGCCGACAAGGAGGCGCTCGACCACCACGGCAAGACGCCGTACTTCCTCGAGGCATTCGGCAAGCTCGGTCCGCTGCTCGCCGGCGCGCCGCAGATCGAGCTGCTCAAGCCGATCGGCTGA
- a CDS encoding amidohydrolase family protein — MQIVDADAHVAEGASLALAAMERWPEFIKFRDDGRPSLMIEGRHYPEDQGPGAGCPPEHGLSRAEGIDFSTAQSVLRDADRDHIDVMVLYPSFGLCAPSLENRDFAVGFARMYNQWIANYVRSSGGRLYGVAVTPIEHGAVAIDVMREAKELGLVATMIPPALKTRNLDHPDLDAFYSAAEELDMPLGVHGAPGIHLPKIGVDRFTNYIQVHCISFPFDQMTAMTAMVSGGVFDRHPKLRVAFLEAGVGWVPFFIDRLHEHYEKRGDWIPNGWKRDPHEYLQAGNIWVSCEPEEPILPGVVDVLGADFIMFASDYPHWDGDWPESTKSLRTRTDLADEARVKIAGENAKRFYGLA; from the coding sequence ATGCAGATCGTCGATGCCGATGCCCACGTCGCCGAGGGGGCGTCGCTCGCGCTCGCCGCGATGGAGCGCTGGCCGGAGTTCATCAAGTTCCGCGACGACGGCCGTCCGAGCCTGATGATCGAGGGGCGACACTACCCCGAGGACCAGGGGCCGGGTGCAGGCTGTCCGCCCGAGCACGGTCTGTCGCGCGCCGAAGGCATCGACTTCTCGACCGCGCAGAGCGTGCTGCGCGACGCCGATCGCGACCACATCGACGTCATGGTGCTCTACCCGAGCTTCGGTCTGTGCGCGCCGAGCCTCGAGAACCGCGACTTCGCCGTCGGCTTCGCGCGCATGTACAACCAGTGGATCGCGAACTACGTGCGCTCGAGCGGCGGACGGCTGTACGGCGTCGCGGTGACGCCGATCGAGCACGGCGCGGTCGCGATCGACGTCATGCGCGAGGCGAAGGAGCTCGGCCTCGTCGCGACCATGATCCCGCCCGCGCTCAAGACGCGGAACCTCGACCATCCGGACCTCGACGCCTTCTACTCCGCGGCCGAGGAGCTCGACATGCCGCTCGGCGTGCACGGCGCGCCCGGCATCCACCTGCCGAAGATCGGCGTCGACCGCTTCACGAACTACATCCAGGTGCACTGCATCAGCTTCCCGTTCGACCAGATGACGGCGATGACGGCGATGGTGAGCGGCGGCGTATTCGATCGTCACCCGAAGCTGCGCGTCGCGTTCCTCGAGGCGGGCGTCGGCTGGGTGCCGTTCTTCATCGACCGTCTGCACGAGCACTACGAGAAGCGCGGCGACTGGATCCCGAACGGCTGGAAGCGTGACCCGCACGAGTACCTGCAGGCCGGCAACATTTGGGTGAGCTGCGAGCCGGAGGAGCCGATCCTGCCCGGCGTGGTCGACGTGCTCGGCGCCGACTTCATCATGTTCGCGAGCGACTACCCGCACTGGGACGGCGACTGGCCGGAGAGCACCAAGAGTCTTCGCACGCGCACCGACCTCGCCGACGAAGCGCGCGTCAAGATCGCCGGCGAGAACGCGAAGCGCTTCTACGGCCTCGCCTGA
- a CDS encoding chlorite dismutase family protein → MSVDQGTAQRPTRSANAPSAEDTGWPVLHLFQRIDRARWQSLSEDDRARAVEEFSTLLQNAQAEEGLQLIPSGVIGKADLAVMAVHPDLRRIQRLTQEIAATRLGSCLSTVYSYLSISEKSEYMSTAGDHARKLIDEEGLAPDSPEFQKQVAAFAARMSAYAEARVHPQLPGADYPVLCFYPMSKARGERRNWYALSFQERKRLMGSHAEAGRRFMGRVLQLITSSTGLDDWEWGVTLFTRDLKSVRDIVYELRYDEGSALYGLFGPFYISVRFAPQELRDALRL, encoded by the coding sequence ATGTCGGTCGACCAAGGCACGGCGCAAAGGCCAACGCGTTCGGCGAACGCTCCGAGTGCGGAGGACACCGGCTGGCCGGTCCTGCACCTCTTCCAGCGCATCGACCGCGCCCGCTGGCAGAGCCTGTCCGAGGACGATCGCGCTCGGGCGGTCGAGGAGTTCTCGACGCTGCTGCAGAACGCCCAGGCCGAGGAAGGCCTGCAGCTCATCCCGAGCGGCGTCATCGGCAAGGCCGACCTCGCGGTGATGGCCGTGCATCCCGACCTGCGGCGGATCCAGCGATTGACCCAGGAGATCGCCGCGACGCGCCTCGGGTCGTGCCTGTCGACGGTCTACTCGTACCTCTCGATCTCCGAGAAGAGCGAGTACATGTCGACCGCGGGCGACCACGCGCGCAAGCTGATCGACGAGGAAGGGCTCGCGCCGGACTCGCCCGAGTTCCAGAAGCAGGTCGCCGCCTTCGCTGCGCGCATGAGCGCGTATGCGGAAGCGCGCGTGCACCCGCAGCTGCCGGGCGCGGACTACCCGGTGCTGTGCTTCTATCCGATGAGCAAGGCGCGCGGTGAGCGGCGCAACTGGTACGCGCTGTCGTTCCAGGAGCGCAAGCGGCTGATGGGCTCGCACGCCGAAGCCGGACGACGCTTCATGGGACGCGTGCTGCAGCTCATCACGAGCTCGACCGGACTCGACGACTGGGAGTGGGGCGTGACGCTGTTCACGCGCGACCTCAAGTCGGTGCGCGACATCGTCTACGAGCTGCGCTACGACGAGGGCAGCGCGCTTTACGGTCTCTTCGGTCCGTTCTACATCAGCGTGCGATTCGCGCCGCAGGAGCTGCGCGACGCTCTGCGTCTCTGA
- a CDS encoding DUF4079 family protein, which translates to MPPTGTERLLAFLHPITALVALALLAWAASLGLRSRERGGAPLRERHARLAPWAYGAMLLNFAFGLASTWLWRDDLELAGGAHFWIGVAVALALTSAALLSRRVGESAAARQAHPLLGMLALLLSALQVFFGLSLVSL; encoded by the coding sequence ATGCCGCCGACCGGGACCGAGCGTCTGCTCGCCTTCCTGCACCCGATCACGGCGCTGGTCGCGCTCGCACTCCTCGCCTGGGCTGCGTCGCTCGGGCTGCGCAGCAGAGAGCGCGGCGGCGCGCCACTGCGCGAGCGTCACGCGCGGCTCGCGCCGTGGGCGTACGGCGCGATGCTCCTCAACTTCGCCTTCGGGCTCGCGTCGACCTGGCTCTGGCGCGACGATCTCGAGCTCGCCGGAGGAGCGCACTTCTGGATCGGCGTCGCGGTCGCGCTCGCGCTGACCAGCGCCGCGCTGCTGTCGCGTCGCGTCGGCGAGAGCGCCGCGGCGCGCCAAGCGCATCCACTGCTCGGCATGCTCGCGCTGCTGCTCTCCGCGCTGCAGGTGTTCTTCGGCCTAAGCCTGGTTTCGCTCTGA
- a CDS encoding amidohydrolase family protein: MVIDIDGHVFEAADIWPRYMPKKYHDRLPRIAKDRRGTDRFELYGQLFPTPEGRGQWQPEGVTEAMCKRPGGVDPHARLRDMDAEGIDVAVLYGTMALGFPHFPDPDLGMAIIRAYHDWLADYCSADPKRLFGVAALPMREHMIELAVAEARRCVEQLGFVALMIGTNVAGQNADHPSYDPIYELAQELDVPVGVHVGAGLCGADRFTDQYALSHVVGGPFEGMLNTTAILGNGLLERHRALRIAILESGCGWLPSLLDRMDEHFEHRPDEFRCTVKPSEMARCGRFYVGVESEEAELPAAIRALGAENLLWASDYPHWDAVFPGGVRMLTERDDVAEPDKLLVLETNARRFLGARFSRSA, from the coding sequence ATGGTGATCGACATCGACGGACACGTCTTCGAGGCCGCCGACATCTGGCCGCGCTACATGCCGAAGAAGTACCACGACCGGCTGCCGCGCATCGCCAAGGACCGGCGCGGCACCGACCGCTTCGAGCTCTACGGACAGCTCTTCCCGACGCCCGAGGGCCGAGGCCAGTGGCAGCCCGAGGGCGTGACCGAGGCGATGTGCAAGCGTCCGGGCGGCGTCGACCCGCACGCGCGGCTACGCGACATGGACGCCGAGGGCATCGACGTCGCCGTGCTCTACGGCACGATGGCGCTCGGCTTCCCGCACTTCCCCGACCCCGACCTCGGGATGGCGATCATCCGCGCCTACCACGACTGGCTCGCGGACTACTGCTCCGCCGATCCCAAGCGGCTGTTCGGCGTCGCGGCGCTGCCGATGCGCGAGCACATGATCGAGCTCGCGGTCGCCGAAGCGCGGCGCTGCGTCGAGCAGCTCGGCTTCGTCGCGCTGATGATCGGCACGAACGTCGCCGGGCAGAACGCCGACCACCCGTCGTACGACCCGATCTACGAGCTCGCGCAGGAGCTCGACGTGCCGGTCGGCGTGCACGTCGGCGCGGGGCTCTGCGGCGCGGATCGCTTCACCGACCAGTACGCGCTCTCGCACGTCGTCGGCGGGCCGTTCGAGGGCATGCTCAACACGACCGCGATCCTCGGCAACGGGCTCCTCGAGCGACACCGCGCGCTGCGCATCGCGATCCTGGAGTCGGGCTGCGGCTGGCTGCCGTCGCTGCTCGACCGCATGGACGAGCACTTCGAGCACCGCCCCGACGAGTTCCGCTGCACGGTGAAGCCGTCGGAGATGGCGCGCTGCGGACGCTTCTACGTCGGCGTCGAGTCCGAGGAAGCGGAGCTCCCGGCGGCGATCCGCGCGCTCGGCGCAGAGAATCTGCTGTGGGCGAGCGACTACCCGCACTGGGACGCCGTCTTCCCCGGCGGCGTGCGCATGCTCACCGAGCGCGACGACGTCGCCGAGCCCGACAAGCTCCTCGTCCTCGAGACGAACGCGCGCCGCTTCCTCGGCGCGCGCTTCAGCCGATCGGCTTGA
- a CDS encoding nuclear transport factor 2 family protein: MATTRGSGAKKTAAKAKKTKPRAAAAGPKGAPTLADLRRIARSIVTATSVADEKRMLSLYADSVESEEAGQMPTYGIEAIKQKNEQWKKMVSDARWHARNLWCDGQTVIIEWEAQLTLRGGRKTLFREVAIHEIRNGKIVRERYYYDPTILG, encoded by the coding sequence ATGGCTACGACGAGGGGCTCTGGAGCTAAGAAGACCGCCGCAAAGGCGAAGAAGACGAAGCCCAGGGCCGCAGCAGCGGGACCGAAGGGAGCGCCCACGCTTGCCGACCTGCGGCGCATCGCGCGCTCGATCGTCACTGCCACGTCGGTGGCGGACGAGAAGCGCATGCTGTCGCTGTACGCGGACAGCGTCGAGTCCGAAGAGGCCGGGCAGATGCCGACCTACGGCATCGAGGCCATCAAGCAGAAGAACGAGCAGTGGAAGAAGATGGTGTCCGATGCCCGCTGGCATGCGCGCAACCTGTGGTGCGACGGGCAGACGGTGATCATCGAGTGGGAGGCGCAGCTCACGCTGCGCGGCGGACGCAAGACGCTGTTCCGTGAGGTGGCGATCCACGAGATCCGCAACGGCAAGATCGTCCGCGAGCGCTACTACTACGATCCCACCATCCTCGGCTGA
- a CDS encoding metalloregulator ArsR/SmtB family transcription factor yields MSNIHEAVVTRQRTRAGRDKSPALDDKRLRQALREFKAEIFQALAHPTRVAIVELLRGGELSAGEILERLEVEQANASQHLAVLRAKRIAVSRKEGNQVFYSLRNPLLIDVLDVMRRYFEEDLAATSAMLEGLAQEERVASAATGTAVRRA; encoded by the coding sequence ATGTCGAATATTCACGAAGCCGTGGTGACGCGTCAGCGCACGCGCGCCGGGCGCGACAAGAGCCCGGCGCTCGACGACAAGCGGCTCCGCCAGGCGCTGCGCGAGTTCAAGGCCGAGATCTTCCAAGCGCTGGCGCACCCGACGCGGGTCGCGATCGTCGAGCTGCTGCGCGGCGGCGAGCTCTCGGCGGGCGAGATCCTCGAGCGTCTCGAGGTCGAGCAGGCGAACGCGTCGCAGCACCTCGCGGTGCTGCGCGCGAAGCGCATCGCGGTGAGCCGCAAGGAGGGCAATCAGGTCTTCTACTCGCTGCGAAACCCGCTGCTGATCGACGTGCTCGACGTCATGCGCCGCTACTTCGAGGAGGATCTCGCCGCGACGAGCGCGATGCTCGAGGGGCTCGCGCAGGAGGAGCGGGTCGCGAGCGCCGCGACCGGAACGGCCGTCCGCCGTGCTTGA